GCAATCTGTGCCGAAGGCCAGGCAAAAATCAGTCTTGGGTCATAGGCTTTGCCACACATGGCATAATTTCCTGCACCATAGGAGTTCCCGATGATAAAAGTAAACTTGGGTACCACCGAATTTGCCACCGCGTTTACCATTTTTGCTCCGTCTTTGATGATTCCCCCCTGCTCTGACCGGGATCCTACCATAAAACCCGTTACGTCCTGGAAGAAAACTAACGGAATGCGCTTTTGGTTACAATTAAGTATAAATCTGGTGGCTTTATCTGCGGAATCACTGTAAATCACCCCGCCGAGCTGCATTTCTCCTTTGGCAGACCGCGAGATCTCCCTTTGATTGGCTACAATGCCTACTGCCCAGCCATCTACCCTTGCATAGGCTGTATAAATGGTTTTACCAAAACCCGCTTTGTATTCATCAATACTTTCTGCATCTACGATTCGGTTAATAATCTCCCGCATGTCATAAGTTTTTGTTCTTTCCTTTGGGAGAATGCCCGCAATTTCTTTGGGGTGAAGAGCCGGAACTCTCGCTTGAATGCGGCTGAATCCTGCTTTTTCTTTTTCACCGATTTTTCCGATGATAGAACGTATGGTTTGAATACAGGTTTTATCATCCGGCATCTTATAGTCTGTCACACCTGAGATTTCACAATGGGTGGATGCCCCACCGAGGGTTTCTATATCTACGTCTTCGCCAATAGCAGATTTGACCAGATAAGGGCCGGCCAGAAACACCGAGCCTGTACCATCTACAATCAGTGCCTCATCAGACATGATGGGCAAATAAGCGCCGCCAGCCACACATGGCCCCATAATCGCCGCTATCTGGGTGATACCCATACTGCTCATAACCGCATTGTTGCGGAATATTCTCCCAAAATGTTCTTTATCGGGAAAAATCTCGTCCTGCATAGGTAAAAATACCCCGGCACTGTCTACGAGATAAATAATGGGCAAGTGATTTTCTATAGAAATTTCCTGCGCACGCAGATTTTTTTTGCCGGTCATTGGAAACCATGCACCGGCTTTTACGGTTGCATCGTTGGCGACAATCATGCATAACTTTCCTGAGACATGCCCGATGCCTGTGACTACACCAGCAGAAGGACATCCTCCGTATTCCTCATACATGCCATCCGCAGCCAGAGCGCCAATCTCCACAAAATCATCCTTATGATCGAGCAGCATGTGAATCCGCTCACGGGCTGTCATCTTGCCCCTTTCTTTGTGTTTTTCAATCGCTTTGTCTCCGCCGCCCTTGTATATATCTTTTAATTTGTAATGAAGTTTTCTGAGAAGCTCCCGGTTATGGTCTTCATTCAGATTAAAGTTCATGTCGCTATTTGAATAGGTCGTCTTTGGTTTCACGTTGAGGCGGTGTTAATAAGTCTATTTCAAATTTTCAGCGGGTTCCGGATCAGAAGTACTTTTTTCATCACCTCCGGAAATATGTTCCTCCTGAGAAACATTTTTTGTTTTTCTGAATACACGGCGGACCCAGCCAGGAAGAATAATAGGGCCGATAAATAAATACGGGTAGTAACTAATCAACCTCCAGAGGGTGGCCAGGATCAATACGTATCCGGTGGGGGAAAATTCTGCAAAGAGCCGGGAAAATAACCCCTCGGCTACCCCCGAGCTGCCGGGGGTAGGAGAGATAATCATTACGACAAACATAATCGCCTGCCGGGCAAAAGCGACAGTATGCTCAAACATACTCAGGCTTTTAAATGCCGCAAGGACAAAATTCAGCACCAGGTAACGACCCATCCAGGCAATGAAGGTTGCTGACCATGCTTTTGCCCAGAACAGAAAAGACTTGGTCCGAAATTCTTCTGAGGAGATAAGCAGGTCATCGGCCATTTGGGTTCCCGATTTGCGCCAACGCCGGAAAAGTTTGGTGGAAAAAAGGCGCTTGATCGCATGGCTGGTTCCCTGAGGTCTGATAAAAAGGGCAAATGCTAGGAGTAATACGTATAAAAATATGATCCCGTATGCTACCCAGAAGGTGACAATCACCCCCATTCCAAAAGCACCAACTTCTGAGTTTACCCGTGAAAAAACGGCATCCTGCCCCACAAGTACAACGGCGATGGGCAACATGACCAGGTAAAATATTTCGTCAAGGAAAATGGTAATAAAAACAATCGCCGTGCTTCTGCCGGCGGTAATCTTCTCCTTGATAAACATAAAAATCGCAATCGCCGAACCTCCCACCACGGAGGGTGTGAGCGCAGATGCAAATTCCCAAAGCAGTGTTACCTGAATGGCTCGTTTCCACCGAAGTTTCCCATCCGTCAGAATACGCATTCGCCATACATAACCAACGTCCCTGATAATCATCACCAGAAATCCCAGTACTACCCAGATCAACACATCTACCGTCCAGTCTATATCCGTGATGGGATTCAGGCCATTATCCATGACCTTGTATATGGCAAAACCAATAACGGCAATACCAATCAGCACCGGCCATATAATTCGGCTGGGGCGAATTTGATCCAGAATATCCTGTTTTCCTATTGCCATTAGAAAATGGTACGGTTCATACTTTTTACGGTTTATCCCTTTTTCTACAAATTCTGCTTATCAGATCAATTTTCCTACCAAAAGTTCTTCTTATGCTATTTTTTCCGAACCAGCTGACAGATAGAATTGTTTAAGGGGAATTTTCTGCACGCAATATTTCCCTGCTTTTTCTTCTATAAAATACAAATCCCGCAGATTCATACAGTCGCTCGAAATTACGAAATCTTTGCCTGAAGGCTTCGTTTTCCCTGTGTACTTTTACGGCTAAATATACGTCTTTATCGATTTCTCCTTCTGTCAGCCAGGCGATAGTGGGGGCTTCTTTTTGTGCCGGAGGGCTGACTTTACCGTAAAAATAGGGCAAATAACTTTTGTACCAGGCTGTCATTACATATACATCCTGACCTGCAAGCCCGGCGAAAAAATCCTGTGGCGCACCCTGTGTATAGCGGGCAACCCTGGGTACAACAAAACCAAATTGCCCGTTGACAAAAAAAAGCGTCAAAAATACCTGTAAGTACAAAAACTGCTGCCACCGCTGTTTGAAGAGCAGATAAAAATTGACAATCAGTCCGATAAGAAATACGGCCCCAATCATCCATTCGAAGCCACTCCACGCTACTTTCATCGTGAGATTGGCCCGGGCAAATGGATCTGCGATCAACGCTGAAATTTCATTGGTATGTGCTGCTGCAAGGTTGACCATTACAGGTGCAATTCCCCAAATCAATAGCCCTATCGCCAAAATCAGCCATATATCCCAGGTCATGCGTTTTCTCCCGGCCAGTAGTTCTGCAAAGAAAAAAGCTGCAAGAAAAGCTCCGGGAAAATATAACAGGGAAGCATAATGAACAATTTTGGTCTTCACGATGGAAAACAATACCATGATTACCCAAAACCATATCAGCATAAACCGGTGAAGCAGCCGTTCATTTTGGGATTCAGGTTTTAAAGCCATTGCTCTGAAAACAAAAGCACTTAAGGGAAAACAACCCGGCAAAAACACCAGGAAATGGTAATAAAATGGCTGCGCATGCCCGGCTACATCCTGCTGAAATAACCCCAATTGGTATCGCAAAAAATTATTGATAAATTCTGTACCGTGAGCGACGGTTTCGAGCCCGTACCAGCCCATTATCACGATTACCCATGCCGCAAGAAACTTCAGTGTGGCTAATACCGGAATCCGGAAACGGTCAGTGACGAGTTTATAGATTCCGTAAATGAGCAAGGTTACCAGCAGTGCAACAGGCCCTTTGGTAAGCGTGGCAAGTCCTATCCAGAATCCCGCTGCCCACGGCCCGCTATCTGCTGATGCGCGGGAATTATCTTCTTTGATCAGAAAATCATGCCTGAGAATCTGCATGAGTCCCAGGAAAATAAAAAAATTAAATACAGGGTCAATGATTCCCGATTTAAAATAAATGACAGGCAATAAGGTCGCCAGATAAAATCCAGCCAGCAGCCGCGCAAACGCTTCACCTTTAAAAAACAAACCATTCCAGTAAATGGCAGCCAGGGTGAAAATTCCTGCCAGCACATTGGGAAACCGCGCTGCGAATTCATTTACGCCAAAAATGTGCATAGAAAGCGTTTGCAGCCAGAAAAAAAGTGGAGGTTTTTCAAAAAACGGCTGATAGTTGATTTGCACCTGGAGATAATTACCGGTTGTGATCATTTCCCTTGCGGCTTCCGCAAAATTGATTTCATCCCAGTCAAAAAGTGGCGGTGCACCGAGGAAAAGCGCAAACCCCACGGCGCAGATCAAGGCGAGAAGGCTAAAATCACGGATATGGGGGCGAATCGGCATAAAGTTTTGGCGTTGAACGTAAATAAAAAATCTTATAAACGGGAACGCAGCCCGGGTTGGATGATTGTTGAAAACTGGCGGTAAAGGTTGGCAATTTCCGGCTGATCGTGTAGTAACTGCAAATGTTTTTCAATGGTGATCATATCACTTCTGATCGCGGGACCGGTCTGACTTTGTGCAGGGCCTAAAGAAAATACATTTTCAAGATGTCCCATAATTAAAGCCTGATAAACAGAAAAATCAACGGTTGGATTGATTTCCTGGGAGAGGCGGTACAGACAATTTGTAAAATTATTGACGAGCACCGCACCCAGATGGAGCCGGAGGCGAGACTGGCTATCCATAACCTGTACTGTTTCAGACAGCGATTGGGCCAAAGGGAGAATCGTTGTGAGCACAGTTTCAGACCCTTCTGCGAAAACCGGAATCTGCAAAAATGATTTTGTGATCTGCGCTTTAAAAGATTGCAGCGGATAGAGTACCCCAATATTTTCGCCCAGGGGCGATAAAACCTCTAAGGGCGTGCTTCCTGAAGTATGGATAACGATTACATCCGTAGAGATTATCGCGGCAAGTTGATGTGCAATCTGAGGCAAAGCCTGGTCACCTGTGGTAAGGAAAACGATATTTACTTCCGGCGGAATGGCCGTAAGGTCAGTATGACCCACAGGGATTTTGAGAGATTTTGTATAAAAATTTACTTTTTCGGAAGATCTGGAAATAAGGGTAGAAACAAAAAAACCGGCCTGATTGAGCGCAGGTATGAGGCTCCATGCCAGATTTCCGGCACCGATAACGGCAATATTACTATCTGAGGGGCTGATCATTGCCCAAAGGTAATGAATTCTATTTTCACAGCCTTGTGTGGAGTTGTATTGCATTTGTCGGATATTCAAACCATATTTGCAGCCTGAATGGGACGTTAGCTCAGTTGGTTTAGAGCGCTGCTTTGACAGAGCAGAGGTCACTGGTTCGAATCCAGTACGTCCCACTTCCCTTCCCATTTCATCCGTGTCATTTTCAGCGGTATCTTCAATGTTAATCTTACTGGTAGCTGCGACAGAATTAGAATCGGCCTGGCTGCGTGAGGCTATGGGGTTCCGCAAGGAAGGTCATTTATATGTTTCCGATTTTAGGGGACGTAGGATAGAATTGCTGCATACGGGTATTGGAATGGTCAATACGGCCTTTCATCTGGGAAAATATCTGGCAGTTCATCAACCTGACATGGCTGTAAATTTTGGAATAGCAGGCAGTTTTGACTATGCACGGCGCCTTGGCAGTGTGGTGGAGGTGGTAAGTGATACTTTTTCGGAATTGGGGGCCGCAACTCCTGAAAAGTTTCTGGATCTCCAGGCAATGGGTTTTCCTTTGATGGAACATGCGGGGAAATTGTGGTTCAACCGGCTTGAAAACCCTGCCCCGTCGGCGTTAGACATTGTACAGGTGAAAGGAATCACCGTAAATACCGTACATGGTGACCCCGCAGCGATCGAAGTGGTGCGCAAAAGATGGAGCCCGGAAATTGAGACGATGGAAGGAGGCGCATTTTTTCATGCGATGATTCATTCTGAGATTCCGTTTTTTGCCTTCCGGGGTATTTCTAATTATGTAGAGTTGCGCGACCGGAGCAAATGGCAGATACCACTCGCGGCAGAACAGGTACAAAGATTTATAAAAAAGGAAGTTTTATAATATGCAACCCGTTGTCTTGTTCGTAGGTTGTTTATTGGTTAATTCATCCGAAACCCATACATTAGCGAAATAAAAACAGAATTTAACCACACTATGGCAAGCACTTTAGATAGTTCGAAGACAACGAGCAGAGCCATTCTTGTAATTGTAGGCATCCTTGTATTATCAGCACTGGCATATTTTTCGGTAAAATATTTTTCCGAAAAAGGAGCCAATGAAGAGAATGTTGCCACTATAGAAAATCTGAATAACGAAATTCTTCAATTGGAAGAAAAGATCCTTAACCTGGAAGTTGCGATTGAGGATCAGAATATGGAGTTGGCAGAGAAGGATAAACTCCTCGAAGAGAAATATGAAGAACTTGAAGCCATGGTGGGACGGGTTGCCGAGGCAAAAAAGGATAATAAGGCAAATATTGCGAAAATCAAGCAATTGGAAAGCCGGGTTTCTGAGCTGAAAGGTCTGGTTGACCAATACAGTAAGCAGATCGAATACCTCAAAGAACAAAATCGCCAGCTTACCGGGCAGGTTGACAGCCTCGTAGTAATCGAAGGGGAGCTGACTGTACAAAACAAGACACTTACAGCCCGCAATGAGGCGACTTCCCGCGAGCTGGAGCAAACACGGAAAATCGCTTCCGCACTTAAAACCAAGGATTTTCGGTTTATCAATATTAAGAAGCCGGGTAAAAAGGAAAAGGAAGAAGAGGAGTTTTCCCGCCGCACGTTGAAAGATATCAGAATCTGTTTTACGATTCTCGAAAATCCGATCACACCCTCCGGTGAAAAAGAGGTATATCTGGTTTATGAAAATCCGGATGGAACGGCCAATACCAATTTCACCTCAGGTTTTAGCGGAAAATTTATTCACAACGATGAAGAAAAGGTATATACCGTCATGAAGTCCATCAATTATGAAAATGATGCGACAGAAGTGTGTATGGACTATTCACCGGCAGAGGAGAATAAATATCAGAAAGGCACCCAATATGTGTCGGTTTATTGCGACGGTCGGCTGATCGGGCAGGGGACGTTTGAGGTGAAATAAAAAGAAATCGCCACTCAAACATCTGACATGAAGGGATCTGAAATCCTTGTGCCGGATGTTTGCGTGGCGATCTTAATAGGTTAGAATTTTATTTCTTCCCCTAAAGCATTAAAATACTTAGCAGAGGTGAAAGGCATGGAGACATCGTCCTTGATTTTCACCCAAACCCAGTAGTTTTTAAACCATTTGGCCTGGTAACTATTGAGGAATCCTTTTCTAAGGTAAGAAGCAACAAACGGATTGACATTGATGGTCAGCTTTTTCTCCTTGTTTTGCTTGATAAGGAAGTCAATATTATTGGCGATCTCATCAGCAATAAGAATAGAAGGCTGAATTTTGCCGGATCCATTACAGCTCGGGCATACTTCCGAAGTCTGAATATCAATCTGAGGCCGCACCCGTTGCCGGGTAATCTGTATCAGACCGAACTTACTCATCGGGAGGATAGAGTGTTTGGCGCGATCGGTTTTCATCTCCTTTTTGAGATGGTCATTGAGGATTCGCCGGTTTTCAGACTTTTTCAGATCAATAAAGTCCACTACGATAATACCACCCATATCGCGGAGGCGAAGTTGGCGGGCAATTTCTGTAGCAGCTTCCAT
The DNA window shown above is from Bacteroidia bacterium and carries:
- a CDS encoding carboxyl transferase domain-containing protein codes for the protein MNFNLNEDHNRELLRKLHYKLKDIYKGGGDKAIEKHKERGKMTARERIHMLLDHKDDFVEIGALAADGMYEEYGGCPSAGVVTGIGHVSGKLCMIVANDATVKAGAWFPMTGKKNLRAQEISIENHLPIIYLVDSAGVFLPMQDEIFPDKEHFGRIFRNNAVMSSMGITQIAAIMGPCVAGGAYLPIMSDEALIVDGTGSVFLAGPYLVKSAIGEDVDIETLGGASTHCEISGVTDYKMPDDKTCIQTIRSIIGKIGEKEKAGFSRIQARVPALHPKEIAGILPKERTKTYDMREIINRIVDAESIDEYKAGFGKTIYTAYARVDGWAVGIVANQREISRSAKGEMQLGGVIYSDSADKATRFILNCNQKRIPLVFFQDVTGFMVGSRSEQGGIIKDGAKMVNAVANSVVPKFTFIIGNSYGAGNYAMCGKAYDPRLIFAWPSAQIAVMGGEQAANTLLQIQVSSLRKKGETIDPEVEQQLLNEITERYNKQTSPYYAAARLWIDGIIDPQDTRKIISTGIEAANLNPHFRTFNPGVIQT
- a CDS encoding lysylphosphatidylglycerol synthase transmembrane domain-containing protein, yielding MAIGKQDILDQIRPSRIIWPVLIGIAVIGFAIYKVMDNGLNPITDIDWTVDVLIWVVLGFLVMIIRDVGYVWRMRILTDGKLRWKRAIQVTLLWEFASALTPSVVGGSAIAIFMFIKEKITAGRSTAIVFITIFLDEIFYLVMLPIAVVLVGQDAVFSRVNSEVGAFGMGVIVTFWVAYGIIFLYVLLLAFALFIRPQGTSHAIKRLFSTKLFRRWRKSGTQMADDLLISSEEFRTKSFLFWAKAWSATFIAWMGRYLVLNFVLAAFKSLSMFEHTVAFARQAIMFVVMIISPTPGSSGVAEGLFSRLFAEFSPTGYVLILATLWRLISYYPYLFIGPIILPGWVRRVFRKTKNVSQEEHISGGDEKSTSDPEPAENLK
- a CDS encoding glycosyltransferase family 39 protein encodes the protein MPIRPHIRDFSLLALICAVGFALFLGAPPLFDWDEINFAEAAREMITTGNYLQVQINYQPFFEKPPLFFWLQTLSMHIFGVNEFAARFPNVLAGIFTLAAIYWNGLFFKGEAFARLLAGFYLATLLPVIYFKSGIIDPVFNFFIFLGLMQILRHDFLIKEDNSRASADSGPWAAGFWIGLATLTKGPVALLVTLLIYGIYKLVTDRFRIPVLATLKFLAAWVIVIMGWYGLETVAHGTEFINNFLRYQLGLFQQDVAGHAQPFYYHFLVFLPGCFPLSAFVFRAMALKPESQNERLLHRFMLIWFWVIMVLFSIVKTKIVHYASLLYFPGAFLAAFFFAELLAGRKRMTWDIWLILAIGLLIWGIAPVMVNLAAAHTNEISALIADPFARANLTMKVAWSGFEWMIGAVFLIGLIVNFYLLFKQRWQQFLYLQVFLTLFFVNGQFGFVVPRVARYTQGAPQDFFAGLAGQDVYVMTAWYKSYLPYFYGKVSPPAQKEAPTIAWLTEGEIDKDVYLAVKVHRENEAFRQRFRNFERLYESAGFVFYRRKSREILRAENSP
- the mqnB gene encoding futalosine hydrolase, with amino-acid sequence MLILLVAATELESAWLREAMGFRKEGHLYVSDFRGRRIELLHTGIGMVNTAFHLGKYLAVHQPDMAVNFGIAGSFDYARRLGSVVEVVSDTFSELGAATPEKFLDLQAMGFPLMEHAGKLWFNRLENPAPSALDIVQVKGITVNTVHGDPAAIEVVRKRWSPEIETMEGGAFFHAMIHSEIPFFAFRGISNYVELRDRSKWQIPLAAEQVQRFIKKEVL
- a CDS encoding Rossmann-like and DUF2520 domain-containing protein produces the protein MQYNSTQGCENRIHYLWAMISPSDSNIAVIGAGNLAWSLIPALNQAGFFVSTLISRSSEKVNFYTKSLKIPVGHTDLTAIPPEVNIVFLTTGDQALPQIAHQLAAIISTDVIVIHTSGSTPLEVLSPLGENIGVLYPLQSFKAQITKSFLQIPVFAEGSETVLTTILPLAQSLSETVQVMDSQSRLRLHLGAVLVNNFTNCLYRLSQEINPTVDFSVYQALIMGHLENVFSLGPAQSQTGPAIRSDMITIEKHLQLLHDQPEIANLYRQFSTIIQPGLRSRL